GCGCATACTGCCAGTGAGCTGCTCTACAAATCCGTAGATAAACGTACCGATCACAATGGCCAGTTTTTCGGTCACATCGTAAAAACTGAAATAGGAAGCAGTGTCGGTCACATTCTCGGGAATCAGCTTGGAAAATGTCGACCTTGAAAGCGATTGAATCCCGCCCATGACCATACCTACTGTGCAGGCAACCATATAAAATTCAATTGCCTCGGTAGTATAATAGGCCCCGGTACAAATGCCGATCCAGATGCAAACACCGATCATCAAAGCGTAGATATTGCCGATCTGTCCCGAAAGCCAGGCGAAAGTAAAAGAGCCGGCAATTCCGACCAGCTGTATCAGCAAAACGGTGATAATCAGGCTTTGCGAAGGCAACCGAAGCTCGGAGGCACCAAAAATCGTGGCCACGTACATCACCGTGCGCAAACCCATGGTATAGATAAAAAATGCGCTCAGAAATTTAGCTAAATACGGTTGCTGCCTAAGCGTTGAGTACACTTTTTTCAGCTGAATAAAACCGTTGAATATCCAGTTGCCCCCTTTTTGCTTTCCCCCGTTCGCTTTGGGTAAATAATGAAAAGGGATCTGTGCAAACAGTATCCACCACACGCCGACAGTGAAAAAGGAAATCCTGGCCGGAAGTGATTTCTGGGTGATACCATAAAAATCAGGGAACAAAACCATGCTCAGGTTGAAAAGCAGCAGCAGCACGCTTCCCAGATAACCCATTGAAAACCCGCGCGCGCTGTAACGGTCGAAATTTTCCTCGGTAGCAATTTCAGGCAGATACGAGTCATAGAATACAATGCTGCCGCTCCACCCGATCAGGCTCAGGCCGAACAAAAAAATGGACGAAAGCAGTGTGTCTTTTGTAAAAAAGTACAAGAGCATGCAACTCACGGCGCCCGTATAACAGAAAAGCTGCATGAACCGCTTCTTTTTACCGGTATAGTCGGCAACGGCTGTGCAAATGGGGACCAGCATGGCCGTGATCAGAAAGGAAATTGAAACCGTGTACGAGAACAGCACCGAGCTTTTTATCTGGAAACCCAGAAAATCCACTTCCCCGCTGGCCGACGCACTCAGGGCGGTGGCGGAGAAGTAAACGGGAAAAATGCTGGAAACGATGACCAGCGCGTGCACCGAATTGGCCCAGTCGTACATACACCAGGCATTGATCACAGAGGGTATATTCTTTTTCATTCCAAGTATTTGGCACAAAATAAGAAAAGCGGCAGATCAATTCCGCCGCTTCCGCAAATTTATATCCTTTCGGGCCGATCAGATCGCCGGCTGAAATACCATAATCGTTTCCTGGTCTTTTCCATTGACAGGCATCGTGCTTTTCAGGCGCATTTTGCTATTGGTCAGCTCCTCAACGCCAAACTTTCCTTTAAAACCCGAGATATCGATATCAAGCGTTTTGTTGTCTTCAATCAGATACCAGGTACCGCCATTGATTACCTGTTTGGATTTCTGGTCAATGGCCTTGGTAGAATTGTTCTGAAAAAATTGGATGTCCATTACCGATTTGATCGCCTGGGTCTGGGTGTTGAGCTGGTTCATGGGAATATCCTTGCCTGCCAGGTCTGTCACTGTGGACATGCGCCAGGGATAATTAACCAGTATTTTGGCCTTTTCTGTCGGCTGAGGCGTTTCGTTCTTATCTTTGCTCTTGTCACAGGCTGATACAAAAAGTGCCAGAAACAAGCAGGTCAGCAGGAGTAATTTTTTCATATTCTTCTTTATTTTAAAATTCAAGGCATTTATTGATTTGGTGTTCAAGCCATTTCGCTTTCACGGAAAATTAACATTGCACACATTACAAAAGTAACGAATTTGTCTGGCCTATCTTATGATCCTTTTCACTAAAAACTATTTGAGAAGATTTTTTAGCTGTATTCTGGCGGTTAGCTGCACCTGGTCAGCTTGCCTGGGTCAGGACTGCGAGCCTGCTTATGTGCTAAATCCGGTTACTGCCATCAATACCATCGAATGGGATAAGTTTCCTGAGTTTTCACTTCCTTTCAAGATCATTTACAGTGGCCCGCGGTTTGGCGACACACAGTCGCGTCCTTTAAAACATGGTTTCAGCCACATTGCAGCTTTCAGCGGGCCGGAGCCCGGTTCACTTCCCCGCAAGAACCGTGCAGTGCTCTGGTACGGGGTTGCCACATCAAGCGGCCAGCAGCCCTGGGCAGATAATACTTTGAGAAGTCCCTGGGGAAACGACACTGCGGTTTACCGCAGTTACTGGGACAATTTTGCTTCCACTGTAACCGATGTTGATATCGTATGCCTGGATATCGAGCGCATGCAGCGGGAAGACCGTGATATTCTGGCTTTGAAAAACAATCCTTCCATCCCGGCCAGTTACAGAAGTCTTTCGGATGCTGAATTTCTTGCCACCTATAAAAGAGATATGCGCTGGTGGTACACGGAAGCGATTAACCGGCTCAGAGCCAAAGGTGTAACCGCCAGTGTGAGCAGTTACAGTGACGTGCCTGTCCGTAATACGTGGCTGAATATTACCACCAATTCGTGGCAGGATTGGAAAACCAACCCTGCCCGTACGCATTATCTGACCCAGGACAATGCGGGAAAAATCGGAGGAAGCTTCCTCAATGCCCTGGATTTTCAGTCTCCTTCCCCTTATTACTATTACGGCTATAATCACCCGATCGGTAAGGACTACCTCTCCTACCTGCTCTTTAATATCGAGGCCAATGCCGCGTGGAGCGACAAGCCGGTTATCCCCTTTATATGGATGCGTATCCACGACAGCTATGATTCCAATACCCCGCTGATCAGTGATTTTCAGGCAGAAGCCACTGCCATATTTCCATTTTTCTCGGGTGCAAAAGGGTTATGGATGTGGGAAAACCCGTTTTTCCCAGGCGAGCGGCGGGAAAGCTATCGTGCGTATGAGCATTTCATTTACGGACTTTACCGCCTTTCGCAGTTTAAAGATATGTTCGAAGGCGACTACCAGCTGGTCATACCCCAGTCGGCGCGCGATCATATGGAACTGCAAAACCCCGTCTGGCGCGGCGTAGTAAAGGACAACCAGATTTTAATCGCTGCTCAAAACCCTTATGCAGCCGACGACCAGCAGACTACCATTGGCGTATCTCATCTGGGTTGGTCCCGGACGGTGACGGTAACAGGTAAAGAAATTTTTTTATGCAAATTCGATCTGAACGATACTGTCAATTCCAGTCAGCCGATGCTCTCTGATGCGTATGTTTTTCCGCATCTGGCAGCCCGTGAGCTGAATTTGATGTTAACGGGAGTCAATGGGGCTACCGATGTTGATTTCTCCCTGGTCAATACAAGAGGCCAGGTCGTTTTCAAACAAAAACTAAAAGCTCAAGCCGGGGAAACCCGGGAAACCATCTCTTTACCCCGCCTGGCCGCTGGCATGTATTTTGCCCGGTTTGAGACTTCCAAACAAACAATTACCAGAAAAGTAGCTGTAAACCAGTAAGTTGAATATGAACCGACTCAGCGAGGAAACCAGCCCATACCTGTTGCAACACGCCCACAACCCAGTCGACTGGTATCCCTGGGGTGATTTGGCCCTGCAAAAAGCAAAGCAGGAACACAAGCCGATCCTGGTGAGCATTGGCTATTCGGCCTGCCATTGGTGCCATGTCATGGAAAGGGAATGCTTTGAAAAAGAGGATATTGCTGCGATCATGAATGCGCATTTTATCTGTATTAAAGTCGACCGGGAAGAGCGACCGGACGTAGATGCGGTGTATATGGATGCAGTACAGGCCATGGGAGTGCGTGGCGGCTGGCCGCTGAACGTATTTCTGCTTCCCGATTCCAAGCCTTTTTACGGAGTAACCTATCTGCCGCCCCAGAACTGGACGCAGCTGCTTCAAAGCATTCACAACGCATTCACCAACCATTTTGACGAGCTGGCTAAGTCGGCAGATGGTTTTGTGGAAAATATGATCGTTTCAGACTCGGAAAAATACGGGCTTGCCAGCTCCACGGGCGGATTTAAGGTAGAAAACCTGGACACGATGTTTGAAACATTGCAGAAAAACTTTGATACCGTTCAGGGAGGAATGGACAGGGCACCCAAATTTCCAATGCCTTCCATTTACAAATTTTTGCTGCGTTACTATGATGTGAGCCAGAACCCGGAGGCGCTCAGGCACATTGAACTTTCTCTTAACCGCATTGCGCTGGGCGGTATTTATGATCACGCCGGTGGGGGCTGGGCCCGCTATTCAGTTGATGAAGAATGGTTTATCCCGCATTTTGAAAAAATGCTTTATGACAATGCGCAGCTG
This Dyadobacter sp. UC 10 DNA region includes the following protein-coding sequences:
- a CDS encoding MFS transporter gives rise to the protein MKKNIPSVINAWCMYDWANSVHALVIVSSIFPVYFSATALSASASGEVDFLGFQIKSSVLFSYTVSISFLITAMLVPICTAVADYTGKKKRFMQLFCYTGAVSCMLLYFFTKDTLLSSIFLFGLSLIGWSGSIVFYDSYLPEIATEENFDRYSARGFSMGYLGSVLLLLFNLSMVLFPDFYGITQKSLPARISFFTVGVWWILFAQIPFHYLPKANGGKQKGGNWIFNGFIQLKKVYSTLRQQPYLAKFLSAFFIYTMGLRTVMYVATIFGASELRLPSQSLIITVLLIQLVGIAGSFTFAWLSGQIGNIYALMIGVCIWIGICTGAYYTTEAIEFYMVACTVGMVMGGIQSLSRSTFSKLIPENVTDTASYFSFYDVTEKLAIVIGTFIYGFVEQLTGSMRNSILALLVIFVIGLMLLWRIPSRKVYRFELDRNKN
- a CDS encoding T9SS type A sorting domain-containing protein, with amino-acid sequence MRRFFSCILAVSCTWSACLGQDCEPAYVLNPVTAINTIEWDKFPEFSLPFKIIYSGPRFGDTQSRPLKHGFSHIAAFSGPEPGSLPRKNRAVLWYGVATSSGQQPWADNTLRSPWGNDTAVYRSYWDNFASTVTDVDIVCLDIERMQREDRDILALKNNPSIPASYRSLSDAEFLATYKRDMRWWYTEAINRLRAKGVTASVSSYSDVPVRNTWLNITTNSWQDWKTNPARTHYLTQDNAGKIGGSFLNALDFQSPSPYYYYGYNHPIGKDYLSYLLFNIEANAAWSDKPVIPFIWMRIHDSYDSNTPLISDFQAEATAIFPFFSGAKGLWMWENPFFPGERRESYRAYEHFIYGLYRLSQFKDMFEGDYQLVIPQSARDHMELQNPVWRGVVKDNQILIAAQNPYAADDQQTTIGVSHLGWSRTVTVTGKEIFLCKFDLNDTVNSSQPMLSDAYVFPHLAARELNLMLTGVNGATDVDFSLVNTRGQVVFKQKLKAQAGETRETISLPRLAAGMYFARFETSKQTITRKVAVNQ